CAAGATTTAGGATTTGTTTCTGTActtcaaacatgaaaaagatATCACTTAAAATACCTGCTTTCATTCTTTCTTTTATCTCTTCAAAACTCCTTGTCTCTAATTCCATTTTCCTGATTTCGTCTAATCGTTTTACGTAGGATTCACCTGCTGGATTGTTACGTTGATCAAATCTAGTTAGCATATCATGAACTATAGTGATTAGTTTTTGGTATCGTGTGTCATCTAATGCAAAGACAGAAGAATGCTGCATTTCATTTCTGATCACACGTATCCGTTGAATGTCGTCACCAATAGCATCTTCATTGGTAGAAATCTGGTCAACCTCTTCTATTTTCCTAAAGCCTTTACTtggaaagtttatttttaaagcaCAATATTTCTTACACATTTCTGTTATGTCCAACTTTTTACGATCAAGTATTTCTCCAGTCTTTGTATCTAAGAATAAGCGATCGTATAAAACGCCTGATAATACCTCTAGAACTATCTTTGACATTCTGACGTAATTCTGTTCCTCACTACTTAATCTACCGGGAGCCtataatatcaatgaaatatgtaATGATACAAACTAATGCTATATAATTGCAATCTATTAACAGGTAGTTAGacatataaatatggtcaaGGCAGTAAATACACCGGTACagtgaaaaatttgtaagggttccacggaacacagtgtctcgcctatttttgctgtaaattgcaggctcaacaacaatgaggaaaaaaatcattaaaaatattcctcttgttactattttatgattgtaagaaaatctaagtccatttaaaagtaaattacagaaaaaacagagtaatttttttacaaactttacctcttgatttaatcatatgatcataaataagcttctgtccgagtttggtacaaacccaggatagtttaagaaagttattaaaattttaaaaactttaaccacagagtgaatgtaatgtttccccgcagaaaaactaagtccatttaaaagtaaaatatggaaaaaacggatttatttacttctggatactatcttatgatcataaacaagcttctgtccaagtttggtacaaacccaggatagtttaagaaagttattaaaattctaaaaactttaaccacagagtgaatgttttgttttccattcataagtaaaatacggaaaaaatggaattttatttttacaaaatttacttctggatactgtCTTATGATcgtaaacaagcttctgtcaaagtttggtagaaatccaggatagtttgagaaagttattacaattctaaaaactttaaccacagagtgaatgttttatttccccgcagaaaaaactaagtccatttatagtaaaatacggaaaaaatggaattttatttttacaaaatttacttctggatactatcttatgatcgtAAACAAGcctctgtcaaagtttggtagaaatccagtatagtttaagaaagttattaaaatttcaaaaactttaaccacagagtgaatatttgttgacgccgccgacgacgccgacggaatgtaggatcgcttagtctagctttttcgactaaagtcgaaggctcgacaaaaaggatAGAACACAGAATTAATGATACACAGAAAATTCAATGTGACGTCAGAATATTCAAAATTACgtcaaatttatttgaataattaaaaaaaaaaaaaaaaaagatatacatatatttatcattgcAAGCATGCGAAATTTGTACAAAGCACAATGTTCTTAAAGATATACTAGAAGTATTTCCATTCAACAATAATTTTACAGTcgagcattttttttaaatgagctAGCTACGTAGTATGTTGTTCGACAAAGATAGATATTTAGGACATAGGGTCTATTCAAGGTGCTATGATATTCAACGCAACAAAGTAAACATGGCGTTCTCTTCAATTGATTGAAGATGCACGATTACATGCATTTCATTACTTCTGCCTTGAACATACATAAAACAACTAGTAATAGCAACATACCGATCAGtgacatttctttatttttcatatagcATAGTATGATAcgatcataaacaagtaaaaaaggatggataatttgcttaaaaatcACATTAATATTTTCGTTATACAGCGTTAATCCTGTAGACGATCACATTAATTTTAGGAAAGCACTTAACAGGCATAAAAAGGAggcacttaaaaaaaatgtcaggtgTGGGCGTGGAGCCTGTAGGCTGGCTGTAAATTATCTGAAAGTTCATTTCTGatttcaaacattcaaataGATATAACTCAACTGTTTTACTTTCGCTTTTCGTGACATTTTCCGTGTcatgttatttgtttataacCTGGAACAGAAATATGAATCGAGGAAGACCCCAGGgtaacctatatttttttcgcaaattatattttgatcTATGAAAAGCTATTCATATATTTACAATGCAACCTTTATTTTATATGAAGGTCccacaaaaaatctaaaaagttGGTATGCTTTTTAGCTTCTCTCATGCGATACCTTTTTGGTGACTTTTTAGGccctggctacggttacatggaaatgtaacaataataaaaatattattgttacattggtgAATAAATGCCGGAATGCATGGTTGGGTAAGGACCTgtttaattacgaatgtaacaataattattgagaCTACGGTTACATTGCGTTATTATTACATGACAAACAGCAATGTACGATGGGACAAgtaatatgtactaaataataatacatttattttatatttacattacatacatttattacatacaATTACTTAActgtaattttgtatttacaatgaCAGTTTCTACAAATCCAGTAAGTGGTTATCAAAGCATTTTTAACTCCAACACATTTTTGATTAACGACATTACGTCCTccattgatacatgtacatacagaaGTTCCCAGAATTTAAGTTACAGTTAGCAAACTTTGCTTTCGTGATGTAACAATTTGTTTTAGGACTAGTTTGTATAGCTGTTTGAAATGTGTGTCTTGATATAGTTTCAATTTCGATTAAAACGCATCCCAAGTTTTAAATCTTTCACCCTTCAACATTGGTAATAGGAATATCTTCATCCATTGTTCAAAGTATACTGACAGAAAAAATAGTAGGTGTGCAGTCAAATACTTAAAAGAATTAACCGGTTCCTTATCCAACTTTGCAATCCAgcaattagtctccaatgtaacaatagtatttttattattgttacatttccatgtaaccgtagccagtgcgcACTTTTTATGTGTTGCGTCTGCATATGAATTATAAACCTCAATAGTGAATGAACAGGTTGAACAAATCCTTCTGAACAAACAGAAAGAGAAGCCACATAAGAACAACACAAGTCTTTTAAATATTCAAGTTTATTAATGAAAACTCTTTCTCTGATCGGATTACGGTTAGGTGAGCTTTAAATTATAAGTTATAGTGTGGATTACACAAATGTTTGAATTTGGTCGGGTTTTTACGTACATTTCCTGTAAAACAAaagtttcgttgttttcctcttaaaattgatgtgttttagtttgtaacacggATCTGTTTTCTCCCAACAGATATATGAcattcgaacagcggtatactactgttgcctttatttgactGACACATTTAAAAAGACTACGGATTTTTTTATCCCATGCATGGATTACCTTAGttatatttggcaaaactcTTTCGAAatttggatccttaatgctctttaactggctttataaatattttgacatgagcgtcactgaagagtctcaagtagacgaaacacgcgtctggtgtactaaattataatcctggtacttttgataactaattagacAAAGTCGATCTCAAAAACTAAACTATCTTTACTGATAcaagaaaagtaaaagataCACAATGACAAGCGTTTAATTTACATAACAACACGGGCATTTctatgaagaaaacaaaatcatgcgCGATTTTGTGAATGGAACTGATAGTAGATCCTTACGTGGTACAGTCGCGCATATCAATTGCGAATGGACCCAATACACAACCAGTCCACACTGATACTGACATTAGCAACTAGTACACATCaaaggaataaaaataaaaattaccaataattggATTTCATCTTGTCACAAATATATGCCCACtaaatgaatataatttaatGCAAATAGAAACATTACCTTTGATTTCTCACCAGACCAATAGtctttatatttatgagttGTCGCATGTTCTTcgcaataatattttttcccaTCATGTACTTGATCAAATTCAAGGAATCCTGTGTCAAAGGAGAAACTGGTGGTCTCACACTTCCATTTTTTCTCGAAAGATACCGTTTTTAACTTGTATCGCGTGTTGATAATTCTGTTGATTTCTCTTtcgacaatttttaaaacagctTGGTTAACCTCTGTATCTATTTCATCCCATTGCCATATTTGCAGCTTAATTATATGACCACTCTTAGCTAATACAAATTTTGCACAGCCAGTTCGGTCAATATTGAATACACAACAATCCTTGAAGAGACCTATCTCACCCTTTACCACTGCTAGAGGATATTCTCGTAGACAAGAGACAATCAGATTGCTGATTAGATACGGCggtaaaaaactaaagacaaaacacaaacatgTAGATTTGTTAGCATTTGAAACGTTAAACAATACATCAATATccttaatttttaatgtttgaagCATGCATGGaacgtaaaaaaaactatgctCCCTTTGTACATTTCCACTTTCCGTCAATAGCAATGGATAGATGATAATGTCAAACTTTTCGATTACTTCCAGTATATGCTCTTTATGAATCCTCATGTCTGCTGATTGTTTCTTGAATATTTCTTCCAATAGCTTAGGATCCATCTTTCCTGTTTGTTTGAAGTTGTTCCATTGTAAGTGTGGTAATTCCAGTTGAAACTGCTGGGCTGTAACAATGCATGTAAAGGCATTTGCTAACCATTGGGGATCAAGTATGATGTATGACGGAATGTCTTCAAAAAATATCACGTTACCAATTTCATGTTGATACCTGAGAAAGAGATGAAGCTCCTTGTCATCAGTTATCGGAAGTGGTATTTTCTCACCTAGTTCTTTTAATCtttcaaaagaaattatttgttttccgATCGTAAGTTCAGAGTTGATGGCTTTTtccatctgaataaatttaacagggTATTCTCGATTCCAATTTGTGCTACTCTTTGCTGTGGAAAATATATCATTCCTCAATTTTCCAAAAGCATCTTCTTCATCCTCTGTGTTGGATATCAGGTGAATTGATCTCAAGTGAAGCTTggaatctttaaatattttatcagtgTAGGATTCGAGACGTTTTCTGCATTGTTCTTCGTCCTTTCGCAAACATAAAAACAgtgatattgtattatttcatcATCATTTAACTTAAAAAGTCTTAGATACATGATTTCTTATGAGATGATTTTGGCTGTCAGTAACTATTACTATTCTCATATCTGTACTTTTCTGTGATGTTTTTCTAGAACGGATGTATAAATACTCTGGCTTTCGTAAATTGTTATGATATAATTTAGACTGTTAGTTTTcgaattgaattgtttcatgttTCCAATCGGGATGTTTTTTTAAGCCGGCTATATGGTACGGATTTTTCATCTGTAAACCCACACAGGGCATCTGAGAATAATGTTTATGTTGctcagttttaattttcttatgaataatggtttaatttttaaattgttatttggatggagagttgtccacatcttcctatatctattgtgtTCTGTATACTGTTGGGTTTTTTAatgatagtttttattttttatattcataaagaaTCGAACACTGGGGCAAAAAGTTTGCTACTATTTAAGAACGTAAGTTGACAAAATTAAGAATGAGTGATAAATCACTACTTATTGAAATTAGCAGACAAAAACACATGCTAAGAGAAAAAAGTGTATATagtaattataaaaatcaaattgatggTGAACATTAATCCGTCTAGTGActtgaataataataattttaacaaataaggAAATGTTGATAAACCTGTCAATACCAAAGGAAACTGAAATGGTGACATCCGTAAAAACTATCTTTAGAGTTAGGCAATGTAAGACTAGAGACTAAAACTACTAATACAAAgttgatacaattttttttcatataaaatgtcaaataatttgCAATATTATTGACTTGTTAAACACTAGTTTTCTTTACTATGTGTCAATTTATAGACAATAGAAACTTTCgagtttaaatgaaatatttggatCACAGTTCTCTAAAAATTTTAAAGGTAATATCGAGTGATTGAAACGTCTCCGGAAGCTACTACATAACAGAAGACCATTCATTCAAATATGACTATGACTCATCGAAGTTTAGATATGGTTCCTATGGTCATGACCCCAACATCGTTCTAGACCGTGAGGTTATAAATTTTCTGACAAAAGGACCAACATATCGTCCACGGTCGAAAATTAATTGAGAACAGTGTCCTCAGGCTATTAAAGATGCTCTTTAAtcctattttaaaaaatgttgaaaacggaagaaatcttacaaaaagtcacttgatttaaatatatgtatgaatattgtttatatttccaAATCACTCTTcgaaaagttttttaaaataaataaaagagtaGGTAATACGTCCCTTTTTATGGACTAAAAACAAATGTCAGTTTCATCAAAGCGTTTTGTGTTCGTATTAGTCGAAAGAGCAGCCAGCAATGTGGTGGTGGTATGAAGTAAATACTAAACGGAAGTCGTTAAGAATGAAATTTTGCCTTCAACTTCATTCAAGGCCGTACGCTCCAAATAGAGTCATATACTAAATAACTATGTCACTACCACAGCACAGCTTAAGGCCTCCTCGAGACATTTGAAGGTTCCCACTATGTATTGGTTACCTAAACTACAAAAAAACGGTAAAATATCGTTTCATTTCGGCCTCTTGTAAGTGATCTATTACTAATTTTTCTGTGCTTTTAACGAGTTCCTTAACTATTAACATTTcgttaatttttgtaatatcaTATGAAAACAGTGGAATTGACCATTTTAGACTGTAAAAGATTCTTCAGATTTTAGATAAATTACGTGCTTTTGGTGGTCCTGTTGATTTGGTTGCCAGTTTTAGATAAATTACGTGCTTTTGGTGGTCCTGTTGATTTGGTTGCCAGTTTTGACTTTTTCACTCTCTatactacacttccacacaatcttatcaaacaaaagttttcactatttttgcccctaattcctaaactgttgggatcttaactcccaaaatcaatccttataaaaaagaagatgtggtattattgccaattagacaactatccacaaaagactaaaatgacaactataggtaaccgtacgaccttcaacaatgaacaaagcccataccttaCCTtacttttgtgttcataaaccttgtgtttaaatttcattgatttctatttacttataccaAAGTTAtcgtgcgaaaaccaagaataatgcttgtTTGGGCcctttggcccctaattccttaacagttggaaccaaaactcccaaaatcaatcccaaccttccttatgtggtcatataccttgtgtcaaaatttcatagatttctatttaaactaaagttatagtgcgaaaaccaagaaaatgcgtatttgggccctttttggcccctaattcttaaactgttgggaccaaaaacTTCCataatcaatcccaaccttccctttgttgtcataaaccttgtgtttaaatttcatagatttttattgacttaaactaaagttatagtgcgaaaaccaaaagtcttcggacgacaacgacgcaaacgtgataccaatatacgaccaaacaATTTTCAATTGTTGCGGTCGTATTAAAACGAAAATCAGCATTGACGAGCATGAATGTCAGGACAGAAAAAGATATACATTGTTACCAATATGACAAAGGTACATATTCGTACagtaaaatgaaatagatattaTACAATCTAGACTGAAACAATTTCCCTAGTTTCTATTTAAACTGAGCTCTAACGTAACATTGAATCAGTTATTCATAAACAAACAGTTAGATGTGTAAGACGTCGTGGCACACTTGATCTCATTGTATCTTTTTGATCCGATACATTGGTGAATTATATCCAATGTCCATAGTCTAAACTTTACTAAAATACCGTTTGTATACGAACACAAATTAACACTacctaaatattttcaaaggcGCAAATTCAGTCGTCAAGTTTTTATAAACAGAGACTAAATTAACATGTCTACTCCATTGTTACTTTGATATAAATACCTGAAATTTGTCCTTGTGTGTACCAATTGCAATAACTGGTGGATCTAGAAGGTTGTGAGCTCCTTCGAGCAATACAGCTTCAGTTTTGTCGTTTATGCTTCCATAACAATGTATTGTATCCATCCAGAAATTGAATGTGCCTGTGATGAAAGacaaattaatatttgaatatttcgGTGGATGACTGCACTTGAAATATGTCTGAAGAATATAATTACttcattcaataaaaaaaatatataatgatttatcCTGCAGACCGTTATAATATTGCaagtaaaaatataactatTTAAATCAGTGTTTAAAAAGAGGCGAAAGTTACACACGGACAAATCAAAATTCATCAGTCAAAAAGAAAGCGAGAACGATCGggcagattaaaaaaaacaaagaatagaCAAAAGTATGCACAACATTATATAGAACACAATCTAGAGAACTAAATGAACCTTGCATAAATCAGGGTTGAATCGAGGTGCTCAAGAAGGGTACGCAGATCCTATATCACATTCAGCACCCGTCTTGTTGTTTGTGGTAGGTACAAATTCGGATATAAGTCTCTCTTGTAGGTGAGAGTCGACGTAAATAGAACGATATTGTGGTAACTACAAATGGAACATGTCTATGGTAATCTGATAATAAAGCCAATTTAATGATGGAGTCCGTAAATTTTCCATGTACACAAAGCAAAACCCTATACATTAATAAAACGCATTGCGGGGGGCAGCTTGATACGAGCGAAGAGGTCGAACCCTCAACAGTTTGGGCGAAAATCGACACTTCATTCATGCAAGCTTGATACAGATCTGAATTTGGATtctgattaaatatttgacacatatgTATAAAGCTTtctacaaaaaatgtttttccaaaattataaacaaacctACCATGAAGTTCTGCATAGTTAGATtcaccatataaaaaaaaaacaccattgaATTCAAGttatgttaaaatcaaactaaatttaatttgGACCCAAAGGTCCTCAATGTGGATCAATTCAAACACGGGGcaaaaaatccaaaatctaAAGACACGGTTACATTTAACATAATAAAGAACCCACCGTGTTCTAGCCTTTGAATTAAATCCCATTGAATATGGTCAAGAAATGAacaattgatacatttgtattagaaaagttttgtttttgttctgtttttcaTAACAGTTCAGACCATtgacccaaaatcaatcccaaccttcatttgtttatatgaaaCCTTGTGGTAACATTTCATCAAGATCCAATCACTAATATGTAAGCTTTTGTTTGGAAATCAAATGTTTTCGGACAACGCAAGatatttgcggtcgtataacaAAGGATGTTTGTATGAGATAAGAAGAAGACAACATTTGTGGTGATATCTTTGTAAGCACTATATAAAATAGGTTAGCTACACATATATTACACGATTTTACGTGTAAATGAGAGGGGAAATATACCAAAGGAACATTTATAATCATAagacgaaaataaactgacaaagaaCGCCAAAGACTAATAcgaaattcaaaaatattcaaaacacaaCGTAGAAAACTTAAGACCTGGCAACAgaaaacccaaccaaaaaccgGGGGTGATTTCATACACTCACGGAAGATTCTACTCTACATGTGCACACGTCGTGTTGTTCGTGTATTTAAAAACCTGGTGattagtataattcggtaggcaAAACGTGGcaggattgtagtaacgacttTTGGAACATATCCGTCATCATCTTTCAAACAGATATTCAATGACGTTAAACTAACTATTGATAGCGTCTGTAAATTTTTGGAAGGGATAATTTCAACTGCACCTCTTTAACACTTGGCTTGATAGCTTttttgtgagcagcaaccttcTTATAAGGacatcatgataggaaatacaagtactagaatattgtatcaatttggagatatatacttCAAGGGAAGACACTGctagaatgttgctacatagaaaatgaaagaacaattgggaagctgaagtCATCTCTTTTGCCACGAACTTTTGTTTTCATCCaatcctcattgtcaattttctAGATGCAAGTCAAGATAGTAAATggctatattaaatgaaacacGAAAAGTAGTGTCGTTTAGAGCAAATActaaaaatcatttaacaaaaaagccacgtattaaaatttgctgtcttaaatgtttagtttcattgtttttatatgaactGTACATCAAGAATGATGTTATCTAggtttaatataattatatcttGACTTTACACACCATAGGATACTGTGTCATCTATGTCATGTAAATTTGCTACGACAAGAAAAATTGCTTCTGAATTCAAAAACGTTTGATGTGTGTTGTAATACTCAATGTCACCAGCAAAATCCCACACTGTTAAATTTGCATAGCCGTCTTCGTCTTGTAAGTCTACAGCAGATCCGATTATACTTAACAGCTCATCCTTTGCCAGTTTAGACAACGGCGATTCTGTAATCACCGGATCAGCAAACTGAAAATTCATTTTGGCATGTTGGGGTTGAGGTTCTTCGtcatgttcaatatttttggtgATTGTGCCCTTATTATCATCTGTTGATATCTGATCTGATGAAGATATCTCCAATATGTCATGCTTTGGTTTTTCTTTATCTTGATGCAACTCTTTGACAATTGACTGCAACATTCTATTGTTGATACTTGTTTCTTTCACTAATCTtgtatctacaaaaaaatagaaaaaagtgttCATAGCATAGAAGAAATCTGTGGAAGTTATGATTAAACTTCACCGATTTCATatgttatacaataaaaaaaaacaataaagaaaacCACGTCCACCCCTTTCTCagaaactaaacaaataaaacaataatctgTTAAGGCAACAGGTCATTCATTATCAAGAAAAAagttaattaacaaaaataccgaactctgaggaaaattcaaaacggaaataaTGAAATTACAGTAGACATAAAGTATTTGCTAAAGGATTAAATTGCCATATACAACACTCAATCcagacatccatctgattagatattttcatttagtttttttgcGCTGATTGGATTGCATTCTTGAGAACAGCGTTTAATAAGACGTTGAAGatcatataaacatgaaatGCAGGcactaaaaaattattaaaaaaaaatcctatagaTTGCACAGCTTTTTAAGTCTCAAGTATGCAAGAGTACACTGGAAAAcagtataattataaaaaaaataacatttttacatataataaaatggATGCGAGGATAAGTTTACATAAGCATAGTCGTTTTTGCTAGAGAGAGATCATTAGTCtgtattttagtttaaattacATCCAACATGCCTATCTTTAATTCCatcaattaaatattgaatgttCATATTAGGTCTGACACATACGGTTCATACTAGGATCTAGCAAAAATGTCTTTCcaagaattgaaaaataaaataagagtaaatacataaaaacagcctacacaatacttattatgttttagtttttctatgataactttgcaataaataaaacatgtaaaacgaGAGTGAGAAAAAAATGGCATATTTACCTAACACTTTATTCCATTCCCAGTTACTTAGATTTATTCGACATCTCCGCCGATGAATTTCTATACCATTTGTGCTTTTTACGCTTTGTAACTCCTCCCCGAACAATCTTCGTACTAAGGAAGTCTTTCCAACAGATTGTTTTCCaacaattattaaatttatatccCGTCTTCTTTCTGAACCCGATTCAAGGGCGTTCAGATAAATGGCAATCGACTCGtgatccattttttttatttgttctggTATTTTGCTGtctgaaatgtaaataaataaatgtttatcttaAAAAGTCATTAGTAAGAGGTCATACTCGTCTACCGATTTATACAAATTAGGTCTGAGACATACAGTTCATTTTAGGGCCTTCTCAATCGAtgtatgaatttcgaacagcggtatcctactgttgcctttatgatTATGTTGACGTCACATGTCTTGTGACAGCAACTAGTAAGAATGATTTTGACGTCACATGCCTTGTG
The nucleotide sequence above comes from Mytilus trossulus isolate FHL-02 chromosome 5, PNRI_Mtr1.1.1.hap1, whole genome shotgun sequence. Encoded proteins:
- the LOC134718309 gene encoding death-associated protein kinase 1-like, with the protein product MASWDKKLLTAAAKGNIKEVELCVKNRANLECSDYGGLTPLLLAAWRGHLEVVTYLISHGSRLDATDWLGRTPLMWAAVRGRLEVMTFLFSHGSQLDATDRVGRTPLMWAAEGGHLEVVTFLVTHGSRLDATDRDGQTALHHAAENGQIDVIKCLIDQGCSPWVKTLEGKTPYDLVTIESYDNGESKMKKEEVMDFLKTVMSKTSPEVTAYTHLQEPAAPVVEDSKIPEQIKKMDHESIAIYLNALESGSERRRDINLIIVGKQSVGKTSLVRRLFGEELQSVKSTNGIEIHRRRCRINLSNWEWNKVLDTRLVKETSINNRMLQSIVKELHQDKEKPKHDILEISSSDQISTDDNKGTITKNIEHDEEPQPQHAKMNFQFADPVITESPLSKLAKDELLSIIGSAVDLQDEDGYANLTVWDFAGDIEYYNTHQTFLNSEAIFLVVANLHDIDDTVSYGTFNFWMDTIHCYGSINDKTEAVLLEGAHNLLDPPVIAIGTHKDKFQDEEQCRKRLESYTDKIFKDSKLHLRSIHLISNTEDEEDAFGKLRNDIFSTAKSSTNWNREYPVKFIQMEKAINSELTIGKQIISFERLKELGEKIPLPITDDKELHLFLRYQHEIGNVIFFEDIPSYIILDPQWLANAFTCIVTAQQFQLELPHLQWNNFKQTGKMDPKLLEEIFKKQSADMRIHKEHILEVIEKFDIIIYPLLLTESGNVQREHSFFYVPCMLQTLKIKDIDVLFNVSNANKSTCLCFVFSFLPPYLISNLIVSCLREYPLAVVKGEIGLFKDCCVFNIDRTGCAKFVLAKSGHIIKLQIWQWDEIDTEVNQAVLKIVEREINRIINTRYKLKTVSFEKKWKCETTSFSFDTGFLEFDQVHDGKKYYCEEHATTHKYKDYWSGEKSKAPGRLSSEEQNYVRMSKIVLEVLSGVLYDRLFLDTKTGEILDRKKLDITEMCKKYCALKINFPSKGFRKIEEVDQISTNEDAIGDDIQRIRVIRNEMQHSSVFALDDTRYQKLITIVHDMLTRFDQRNNPAGESYVKRLDEIRKMELETRSFEEIKERMKAELMEKIHAVFR